Proteins co-encoded in one Ictalurus furcatus strain D&B chromosome 9, Billie_1.0, whole genome shotgun sequence genomic window:
- the pax9 gene encoding paired box protein Pax-9 — protein MEPAFGEVNQLGGVFVNGRPLPNAIRLRIVELAQLGIRPCDISRQLRVSHGCVSKILARYNETGSILPGAIGGSKPRVTTPTVVKHIRTYKQRDPGIFAWEIRDRLLADGVCDKFNLPSVSSISRILRNKIGNLSQQSQYEPSKQTSHPQPQPTLPYNHLYSYPTPIAATGTKVPTPPGMAALPGHMAMHRIWPSSHSVTDILGIRSITEQQISDSASFPSAKLEEWSAINRSNFSSASSPLVSGVDKPHLEADAKCSQMPNGLPTVNSYVTAPSIHPYHPPTQVSPYMGYSGTTSAYVTGPTWQPPSGSVHSPHSCDITAPLAFKSMAAARDSMHPVTASAV, from the exons ATGG AACCAGCCTTTGGGGAGGTGAACCAGCTCGGCGGTGTATTTGTAAACGGAAGACCGCTACCCAACGCCATCCGCCTCAGGATTGTAGAGCTGGCACAGCTGGGAATCAGGCCGTGTGATATCAGCAGGCAGCTGCGGGTCTCTCATGGCTGTGTGAGCAAGATTCTGGCCCGCTATAACGAGACGGGTTCTATTCTGCCCGGCGCTATCGGCGGCAGCAAGCCGCGAGTCACCACCCCTACCGTAGTCAAGCACATTAGGACTTACAAGCAGCGGGACCCGGGCATTTTCGCCTGGGAGATTCGGGACAGACTGCTGGCCGATGGCGTGTGTGACAAATTCAATCTGCCCTCTGTCAGCTCGATTAGCCGGATCCTGCGCAACAAGATCGGGAATCTGTCGCAGCAGAGCCAATATGAGCCGAGCAAGCAGACTTCTCACCCTCAGCCGCAGCCCACGCTGCCCTATAACCACTTATACTCTTATCCGACTCCGATCGCAGCCACAGGGACTAAAGTACCAACTCCCCCTGGCATGGCCGCTCTTCCGGGACATATGGCTATGCACAGAATATGGCCCTCTTCTCATTCTGTCACAGATATACTTGGCATTCGATCAATAACGGAGCAGCAAA TTAGTGACAGTGCGTCCTTTCCGAGCGCCAAACTAGAAGAATGGAGCGCAATAAACAGGAGTAATTTCTCCTCAGCGAGCTCTCCACTAGTCAGTGGCGTGGATAAGCCTCACTTAGAAGCTGACGCGAAATGCTCACag ATGCCGAATGGATTGCCCACAGTGAACAGCTATGTCACAGCTCCCAGCATCCATCCCTACCATCCTCCCACCCAAGTGTCGCCTTACATGGGGTACAGCGGCACCACGTCGGCCTATGTGACCGGCCCCACATGGCAGCCACCCAGTGGCAGTGTTCACTCTCCCCACAGTTGTGACATCACTGCCCCGTTGGCTTTCAAGAGTATGGCAGCCGCCCGGGACTCTATGCACCCTGTCACTGCCTCTGCTGTCTGA